Proteins encoded within one genomic window of Formosa agariphila KMM 3901:
- a CDS encoding DUF7133 domain-containing protein — protein sequence MNFIKTYAIFFLGIALLGCNEKKEYTDNIYTKPEIVKDPAINFLSPEESMETMHLPEGYDIELVASEPMINEPVTIAWGPNGKLYVAEMLTYMQDIDGTNQNEPWSRVSVLEDLDGDGKMDKSTVFIDSLILPRILLPLDNRVIVGETYNRSLYSYKDTNGDNIADVKELILEEPKRDNANLEHQSASMLWSIDNWLYVSSKSLRYRFTKREMEIDTLSDAPNGQWGLTEDENGQLFYSSAGGEVPALGYQQHPVYGNLEMPGKWEEGFEAVWPIIGTPDVQGGEFRLREDGTLNHFTASCGQSIFLGDQLPAYGDLFIPEPVGRLVRRAKVEHINGKTVLRNAYPQTEFLASTDANFRPVETKTGPDGCLYVVDMYRGIIQEGTWVRKGSFLRPVVERKKLDRNIGKGRIYRIVHKEMKPTKMEPLLEKSSDELIDYLAHPNGWYRINAQKLLVLRNDKASIPILVGKVTGGTPHLGALFTSTDYALGRLHSLWTLEGMDALDTGLVIKAMQDEDARVRMAALRISDRYIKDKNAEVFAAVKSLQNDPVVEVKEQLILTLRSSKTKEAKQIAQALMDSNQNNEVITAMAKQNIEEVPLEVEKLKKQYVLEHASVRGRILSGYQIFKNVCSACHGMDGKGIEGLAPTLVGSPRVNAKNHEIPLKILMNGLTGPIDGKEYSGVMVGMKEQDNQWMADILTYIRLHLNDASAVGPWQNMEKVRKEVENRESYWTIEELMKSN from the coding sequence ATGAATTTCATTAAAACTTATGCAATATTTTTTTTAGGAATAGCACTTTTGGGGTGTAATGAGAAAAAAGAATACACAGACAATATTTATACAAAACCAGAAATTGTAAAAGATCCTGCTATTAATTTTTTATCTCCAGAAGAGAGTATGGAAACTATGCATCTTCCAGAGGGGTATGATATTGAGTTGGTTGCGAGTGAACCTATGATTAATGAACCCGTAACGATTGCATGGGGTCCAAATGGGAAGCTTTATGTTGCAGAAATGTTAACCTATATGCAAGATATTGATGGTACAAATCAAAATGAGCCATGGAGTAGAGTTTCTGTATTAGAAGATCTAGATGGAGATGGTAAAATGGACAAAAGTACAGTATTTATAGATAGTCTTATTTTACCACGTATTCTATTACCGTTAGATAATCGCGTTATTGTAGGGGAAACGTATAATAGGAGTTTGTATAGCTATAAAGATACCAATGGAGACAATATAGCCGATGTTAAAGAACTAATATTAGAAGAACCAAAAAGAGATAATGCTAATCTAGAACATCAGTCGGCTAGTATGCTTTGGAGTATAGATAACTGGTTATATGTTTCTAGCAAGTCACTACGGTATCGTTTTACAAAGCGAGAAATGGAAATAGATACGCTTAGTGATGCACCAAACGGCCAATGGGGATTGACAGAAGATGAAAATGGGCAATTATTTTATTCAAGTGCGGGAGGAGAAGTCCCTGCTTTAGGGTATCAACAACATCCTGTTTATGGTAATTTAGAAATGCCTGGTAAATGGGAAGAAGGTTTCGAGGCAGTTTGGCCAATTATTGGAACACCAGATGTGCAAGGAGGAGAATTTAGACTACGGGAAGATGGTACTTTAAATCACTTTACAGCAAGTTGTGGGCAGTCCATATTTTTGGGAGATCAATTACCTGCCTATGGGGATTTATTTATTCCAGAACCGGTTGGTAGATTAGTTAGAAGAGCCAAGGTAGAGCATATTAACGGGAAAACAGTTTTAAGAAACGCATACCCACAAACCGAGTTTTTAGCCTCAACGGATGCTAACTTTAGACCAGTGGAAACTAAAACCGGACCGGATGGATGTTTGTATGTGGTGGATATGTATCGTGGTATTATTCAAGAAGGTACATGGGTACGAAAAGGTAGTTTTTTACGTCCGGTAGTGGAACGAAAAAAATTGGATAGAAATATTGGAAAAGGGAGGATTTATAGAATTGTCCATAAAGAAATGAAACCCACAAAAATGGAACCTTTGTTAGAGAAATCTTCGGATGAGTTAATTGATTATTTAGCGCATCCTAATGGTTGGTATCGTATAAATGCACAAAAATTATTGGTTCTAAGAAACGATAAAGCAAGCATCCCAATCTTAGTTGGTAAGGTTACTGGCGGCACTCCTCATTTGGGGGCTTTATTTACGTCTACAGATTATGCTTTGGGTAGGTTACATAGTTTATGGACTTTAGAAGGTATGGATGCTTTAGATACAGGTCTGGTTATTAAAGCGATGCAGGATGAGGATGCTCGAGTTAGAATGGCAGCTTTAAGAATTAGTGATCGCTATATAAAAGACAAAAACGCTGAGGTGTTTGCTGCGGTTAAAAGCTTGCAAAATGATCCGGTTGTCGAGGTGAAAGAACAGCTTATTTTGACGCTTCGATCAAGTAAAACTAAAGAGGCAAAGCAAATTGCACAAGCTCTAATGGATTCAAATCAAAACAATGAGGTGATTACCGCTATGGCAAAACAAAACATAGAGGAGGTTCCTTTAGAAGTTGAAAAACTAAAAAAACAATACGTTTTAGAACATGCGTCTGTGAGAGGAAGAATACTTAGTGGGTATCAAATTTTTAAAAATGTATGTTCTGCTTGTCACGGCATGGATGGTAAAGGAATTGAAGGTTTAGCACCAACATTAGTTGGTTCTCCAAGAGTAAATGCAAAAAATCATGAAATTCCTTTAAAAATATTAATGAATGGTTTAACAGGTCCTATCGATGGTAAAGAATATTCTGGTGTTATGGTAGGAATGAAAGAACAAGATAACCAATGGATGGCCGATATTTTAACCTATATACGTTTGCATTTAAATGATGCTAGTGCTGTAGGTCCATGGCAAAATATGGAAAAAGTTAGAAAAGAAGTTGAAAACAGAGAGTCGTATTGGACTATAGAAGAGTTAATGAAAAGTAATTAA
- a CDS encoding sulfatase-like hydrolase/transferase: MNSEKYTFVLLIFMLFLNITQAQEKPNFLVIVADDLGYADLGFNGCKDIETPNLDQLANNGVKFTNGYVTHPYCGPSRAGLITGRYQARFGLEINLTNSYFDAYNGLPTTEKTFGTRLKTAGYRTGIIGKWHLGGAYNFHPNNRGFDYFYGFLSGGHIYWPKNVNTTIPLTIGTSNKPHYSANEGGFMPLKRNNNTAEFNEYLTTALSKDAANFIKDSKEPFCLYLAYNAPHSPLEAPKELINKYSNIEHKERRIYAAMVDAMDQGIGMVIKALEESGKLENTLIFFISDNGGIVDNKRQESKPRNEHQDWGDNSPYRGGKGSMLEGGNHVPFIAYWPKGFKGGTSYNLPVSSLDITATIVALGNGDTSGHKLEGVNLIPYIKGDNKTAPH; this comes from the coding sequence ATGAATTCTGAAAAATATACGTTTGTTTTATTAATTTTTATGTTATTTCTTAACATAACACAGGCTCAAGAAAAACCTAATTTTTTAGTTATTGTTGCAGATGATTTAGGCTATGCAGATCTTGGTTTTAATGGTTGTAAAGATATTGAAACACCAAATTTAGATCAACTAGCTAATAACGGTGTAAAATTTACAAACGGTTATGTTACGCATCCGTATTGTGGGCCTTCTCGAGCAGGATTAATCACTGGACGATATCAAGCGAGATTTGGGTTAGAAATAAACTTAACAAATTCTTATTTCGATGCGTATAATGGATTGCCAACTACAGAAAAAACCTTTGGAACAAGACTTAAAACTGCAGGGTATCGCACCGGTATTATTGGAAAATGGCATTTAGGAGGGGCTTATAACTTTCACCCCAATAATAGAGGGTTCGATTATTTTTATGGGTTTTTATCTGGCGGACATATCTATTGGCCTAAAAATGTGAACACTACGATTCCGTTAACGATTGGTACATCTAATAAACCGCATTATTCTGCTAATGAAGGTGGCTTTATGCCTTTGAAAAGAAATAATAATACAGCTGAATTTAATGAATACCTAACAACAGCTTTAAGTAAAGATGCCGCAAATTTTATAAAAGATAGCAAAGAACCATTTTGTTTATATCTTGCATACAATGCTCCTCACTCTCCTTTAGAAGCACCTAAAGAACTTATTAATAAATATTCAAATATTGAGCATAAAGAACGTAGGATTTATGCAGCTATGGTCGATGCTATGGACCAAGGAATTGGTATGGTAATTAAGGCTTTAGAAGAATCTGGTAAATTGGAGAATACTTTAATATTTTTTATTTCAGATAATGGAGGTATTGTTGATAATAAGAGGCAAGAATCGAAACCGCGAAACGAACATCAAGATTGGGGCGACAATAGTCCATATAGAGGAGGAAAAGGGTCTATGCTTGAAGGTGGTAATCATGTACCTTTTATAGCTTATTGGCCAAAAGGATTTAAAGGAGGCACAAGTTATAATTTACCTGTTTCATCATTGGATATTACTGCAACAATTGTCGCTCTGGGTAATGGAGATACTTCTGGGCATAAATTAGAAGGGGTTAATTTAATACCTTATATAAAAGGTGATAATAAAACGGCACCACACTAA
- a CDS encoding WD40/YVTN/BNR-like repeat-containing protein, with product MKRFLSSIGLAFFVPLLACAQQTKSQQQFFETIKTERIISDPSVIWKNFGPGMSGYNEEFWCHPTDTNVMFMGPDMHVSYGTWDNGKSWQTIKDSDGDGLDMERVHDIAFSVQNPDFGVAIERAGGVYSSNDRGRTWQEIYNIPRTQGKHVSNAHTKIAINPKNHKEWLIGAGDFWNVKENHRSLAKPHGNMHPRASYGYVLKTTDGGKSWTKIATDISKDLDVGRIIYDPRNTKNIIIATNYGVFTSSNEGKDWKASHQGLPNNLPRDLTSYYNEKTGEFVLYLVEQTVYDNKGKTTTAKGGIYKSTDGGKSWSNITGNLFFDLNEISFSAEIDRYYNTIGYWFGKTKTNIKTTLNELPQETLPVFNRLVVNPIDKNEIYVVFNKKHDKSFGAGDAWKTSDGGKTWIACTRQGTYWNSKKDTAYWTGRNNPIGANVEFAHLQTYMDNESERSGNRMLAINVNGDVFMGIDQQTLRSTDHGDSWHQIDDFETAPGSNKWIGRGDSDLPGRYMLHETGIKGRRLLASGEHGLWQTTGLGDWPDRQAVAVEQIDGQVHDHSGMHGQHSTSTIAVHPKDPNIIYSLSWRQEHRGKLRRTKDGGKIWENIATILEADNPSYRGLVTQYSLTIDPKNPKNMYFCTVRNPIAEVGNGIADLTKGGLGFYRSFDGGYTWELSNKGFHPKASVRRIKLDPKNPSTIYAALNDNSGGLYKSTNKGSFWEKMKIPSEIKAVNNVFIDRNSHNIYIATGRRTGTYEEGGVRRSKNDGESWDKIFKAPFVWQVETSPIDEDLIVISVAGQARHIANEFKNPGIYLSKDGAESWTKINKGLGQPNKMVDVKPDPYNKNVLWSAGWGSGWFITYLNGYAEGWMQD from the coding sequence ATGAAAAGATTTTTATCCAGTATAGGCCTAGCTTTTTTTGTGCCACTTTTAGCATGTGCTCAACAAACAAAAAGTCAGCAACAGTTTTTTGAAACGATAAAAACAGAACGCATAATTTCTGATCCTTCTGTAATTTGGAAAAATTTTGGACCAGGAATGTCGGGGTATAATGAAGAATTTTGGTGTCATCCTACAGATACAAATGTCATGTTTATGGGGCCAGATATGCATGTTAGTTATGGAACATGGGATAATGGAAAATCGTGGCAAACCATTAAAGATTCTGACGGCGATGGTTTGGATATGGAACGAGTACATGACATCGCTTTCTCTGTGCAAAATCCAGATTTTGGAGTCGCTATTGAACGCGCAGGAGGAGTGTATTCTTCAAACGACAGAGGGAGAACTTGGCAAGAAATTTATAATATTCCTAGAACTCAAGGAAAACATGTAAGTAATGCACATACAAAAATTGCCATTAATCCTAAAAACCATAAAGAATGGTTGATTGGTGCAGGCGATTTTTGGAACGTAAAAGAGAATCATAGAAGCTTGGCTAAGCCGCATGGAAATATGCATCCTAGGGCAAGTTATGGCTATGTTTTAAAAACAACCGATGGTGGTAAATCTTGGACAAAGATTGCAACAGATATTTCTAAAGATTTAGATGTAGGTAGAATTATTTACGATCCAAGAAATACTAAAAACATAATTATAGCTACTAATTATGGCGTGTTTACGAGCAGTAACGAAGGAAAAGATTGGAAAGCAAGTCACCAAGGGTTACCTAATAATTTACCACGTGATTTAACCTCCTATTATAATGAGAAAACAGGTGAGTTTGTATTGTATTTAGTTGAACAAACCGTGTATGACAATAAAGGGAAAACCACTACTGCTAAAGGAGGTATCTATAAAAGTACCGATGGCGGAAAATCTTGGTCTAATATAACAGGAAACTTATTCTTCGATTTAAACGAAATCTCCTTTTCTGCTGAGATTGACAGATACTACAATACCATTGGCTATTGGTTTGGTAAAACTAAAACTAATATTAAGACTACTTTAAACGAATTACCTCAAGAGACCTTACCTGTGTTTAACCGTTTGGTGGTGAATCCTATAGATAAAAATGAAATCTATGTGGTTTTCAATAAAAAACATGACAAGTCGTTTGGGGCAGGCGATGCTTGGAAAACTTCTGATGGGGGTAAAACATGGATTGCTTGTACACGTCAAGGTACCTATTGGAACAGCAAAAAAGACACAGCATATTGGACTGGTAGAAATAATCCTATAGGAGCAAACGTAGAATTTGCTCATCTACAAACTTATATGGATAATGAGTCTGAGCGTTCAGGAAACCGTATGTTAGCTATAAATGTTAATGGTGATGTCTTTATGGGAATTGATCAACAAACCCTAAGAAGTACAGATCATGGAGATTCTTGGCATCAAATAGATGATTTTGAAACAGCTCCGGGAAGTAATAAATGGATTGGTAGAGGAGATAGTGATTTACCAGGGAGATACATGTTACACGAAACTGGAATTAAAGGAAGACGATTGTTAGCTAGTGGTGAGCATGGTTTGTGGCAAACAACAGGCTTAGGGGATTGGCCAGACAGGCAAGCAGTTGCTGTAGAGCAAATTGATGGTCAGGTTCATGATCACAGCGGAATGCATGGGCAACATTCAACATCTACTATTGCTGTACATCCTAAAGATCCTAACATCATTTACTCATTATCTTGGAGGCAAGAACATAGAGGGAAATTACGGAGAACCAAAGATGGAGGTAAAATTTGGGAGAATATTGCAACTATTTTAGAAGCAGACAATCCGTCGTATAGAGGTCTCGTAACACAATATTCATTGACTATAGATCCTAAAAATCCTAAAAACATGTATTTCTGTACGGTTAGAAACCCAATTGCAGAAGTAGGAAATGGTATAGCAGATTTAACCAAAGGGGGATTAGGGTTTTATCGTTCTTTTGATGGAGGTTATACTTGGGAATTAAGTAATAAAGGTTTTCATCCGAAAGCAAGTGTACGAAGAATAAAATTAGATCCTAAAAACCCGAGTACAATTTATGCAGCTTTAAATGATAATTCCGGAGGGTTATACAAATCAACTAACAAAGGAAGTTTTTGGGAAAAAATGAAAATTCCATCAGAAATAAAGGCAGTAAATAATGTGTTTATAGATAGGAATAGCCATAACATCTATATCGCTACGGGAAGACGAACAGGTACTTATGAAGAAGGAGGTGTAAGGAGAAGTAAAAACGATGGAGAATCTTGGGATAAAATTTTTAAAGCACCTTTTGTTTGGCAAGTCGAAACGTCTCCAATAGATGAAGATCTCATTGTAATTAGTGTTGCTGGTCAGGCAAGGCATATCGCAAATGAATTTAAGAATCCGGGAATTTACCTTTCTAAAGATGGCGCAGAAAGCTGGACAAAAATTAATAAAGGTTTAGGGCAACCAAATAAAATGGTAGATGTAAAACCAGATCCTTACAATAAAAATGTATTGTGGAGTGCAGGCTGGGGTTCAGGTTGGTTTATTACTTATCTGAATGGCTATGCAGAAGGATGGATGCAAGATTAA